A single genomic interval of Zingiber officinale cultivar Zhangliang chromosome 4A, Zo_v1.1, whole genome shotgun sequence harbors:
- the LOC121973070 gene encoding uncharacterized protein PHLOEM PROTEIN 2-LIKE A4-like: MEGVDANHGDKAHHVAVDGQSGTETLVWEKHGAIHISTKAMNIAWVSDNRFWEWMDLPNDDFKEKYNFATAVELKQVSCLEVVGTVDLAKLAELSLSLSHEKTYEIVYHIKFKVDAFGWQNLPVKFALIAPDEQTHRSEVLESRRGHSNQWHEVHGNDFKGPKTTTGKISFGMFETSNQKWKGGMILAGVTIRAKN; this comes from the exons ATGGAAGGCGTGGATGCTAACCATGGCGACAAAGCTCATCATGTCGCTGTTGATGGTCAAAGT GGTACCgaaactttggtttgggaaaaacATGGTGCAATTCATATTTCAACCAAAGCCATGAACATTGCTTGGGTGAGCGACAATAGGTTTTGGGAGTGGATGGATCTTCCCAACGACGACTTCAAAGAAAAATACAA CTTTGCCACGGCGGTCGAACTCAAACAGGTGAGCTGCCTAGAAGTAGTCGGGACTGTGGACTTAGCCAAGCTGGCCGAGCTGAGCCTGAGCCTAAGTCACGAAAAGACTTACGAAATAGTTTATCACATCAAGTTCAAGGTTGATGCATTCGGGTGGCAAAACCTCCCGGTCAAGTTCGCTTTGATCGCCCCCGACGAGCAAACGCATCGAAGTGAAGTGTTGGAATCGCGTAGGGGGCATAGCAACCAGTGGCACGAGGTACATGGCAACGATTTCAAAGGGCCTAAAACAACAACTGGAAAGATCTCATTCGGCATGTTTGAAACTAGCAACCAGAAGTGGAAGGGGGGAATGATCCTTGCAGGAGTCACTATTAGGGCGAAGAATTGA